A genomic segment from Aegilops tauschii subsp. strangulata cultivar AL8/78 chromosome 1, Aet v6.0, whole genome shotgun sequence encodes:
- the LOC109732117 gene encoding uncharacterized protein, whose protein sequence is MQTPALFMHNPHSQERRKHRRPRLPHTAVVQQDSSTPNDEQEMISAERQQVQNLFAKEMTIISWSTKKVLRILHGSGNSNV, encoded by the exons ATGCAGACGCCGGCGTTGTTCATGCACAATCCACACAGCCAGGAACGACGCAAGCACCGACGCCCCCGTCTTCCTCACACTGCAGTAGTTCAGCAG GATTCTTCTACCCCAAACGATGAACAAGAGATGATTTCTGCAGAGAGACAACAAGTTCAGAACCT GTTTGCTAAGGAAATGACCATAATTTCGTGGTCAACCAAAAAG GTTCTGAGAATTTTACATGGATCAGGAAATTCTAATGTTTGA